One Rhodobacteraceae bacterium M385 genomic region harbors:
- a CDS encoding DUF1636 domain-containing protein has translation MTNNQPQKAATEVLVCVKCLRGTDAPEEGIRPGQALYNELIQREMPEGVTIRPMECLQNCDSGCSVAIRGGDARWTYVYGNFLEASHPDMLAEGIALYHDTDDGLIPWRARPEHFKRNCIARIPPVTKKEA, from the coding sequence ATGACGAACAACCAACCCCAAAAAGCGGCAACCGAAGTGCTGGTTTGTGTGAAATGCCTGCGCGGCACCGACGCACCGGAAGAGGGCATTCGACCCGGCCAAGCGCTCTATAACGAATTGATCCAACGCGAGATGCCTGAAGGCGTCACCATTCGCCCGATGGAATGCCTGCAAAACTGCGATAGCGGCTGTTCCGTGGCGATCCGGGGCGGCGACGCCCGATGGACCTATGTTTACGGAAATTTCCTGGAGGCGTCGCATCCCGACATGCTGGCCGAAGGGATCGCCCTTTATCACGACACCGACGACGGTTTGATCCCGTGGCGCGCGCGCCCCGAGCACTTCAAACGCAACTGCATCGCGCGCATTCCGCCCGTTACGAAAAAGGAGGCCTAA
- the cobO gene encoding cob(I)yrinic acid a,c-diamide adenosyltransferase, translated as MTDDNARHAEKMRKIKAARDKMMETKTEEKGLIIVHTGPGKGKSSSGFGMVMRSIQHGLGCAVVQFIKGDRDTGEKSFLRERFADECRFFVSGEGFTWETQDKERDIAAAQNGWKIAQEQILDPAIDFVLLDEINIALRYDYLDIDEVVDFLLHQKPRMTHVCLTGRNAKPELIEAADLVTEMTLLKHPFRDGVMAQKGVEF; from the coding sequence ATGACCGACGACAACGCCCGCCACGCCGAGAAGATGCGCAAGATCAAAGCCGCGCGAGACAAAATGATGGAAACCAAGACCGAAGAAAAAGGTCTGATCATCGTCCACACCGGCCCGGGCAAGGGGAAGTCCTCTAGCGGGTTTGGCATGGTGATGCGGTCGATCCAGCACGGGCTTGGCTGCGCTGTGGTGCAGTTCATCAAAGGGGATCGCGACACCGGAGAGAAGTCGTTCCTGCGCGAACGCTTTGCCGATGAGTGCCGTTTTTTCGTGTCGGGCGAAGGTTTTACTTGGGAAACGCAGGATAAAGAGCGTGACATCGCGGCCGCGCAAAACGGCTGGAAAATCGCACAGGAGCAGATCCTTGATCCGGCGATAGATTTCGTACTGCTGGACGAGATCAACATCGCACTGCGCTACGATTATCTGGACATCGACGAGGTGGTGGATTTTCTGCTGCACCAAAAGCCCCGGATGACCCACGTGTGCCTGACAGGCCGCAATGCCAAGCCGGAACTGATCGAGGCCGCTGATCTGGTGACCGAGATGACATTGCTGAAGCATCCGTTCCGTGACGGCGTCATGGCGCAGAAGGGTGTGGAGTTTTGA
- a CDS encoding two pore domain potassium channel family protein produces the protein MPGSTPGSRFRNLFSYVIAGVSLGLVFETITASFGYAFFTWIGAAWFFLAVSVMFFGAVVVGVIFLTSQHFRLSPTRLARDTMLSIIFTILVFALFHRISGITLSGICPEEHSPADALYFSAVTFSTLGYGDFRPCPSATTRLVAAFQAIFGNLHLGLVVGAAFFFAQEQGSTPATERLPDEEVNDATNDREG, from the coding sequence ATGCCCGGCTCGACACCGGGCAGCCGGTTTCGGAACCTGTTCAGTTATGTGATCGCGGGCGTCAGCCTTGGGCTTGTATTTGAAACGATCACGGCCTCGTTTGGCTATGCGTTTTTTACTTGGATCGGGGCCGCTTGGTTCTTTCTTGCTGTGTCAGTGATGTTTTTTGGCGCCGTCGTGGTGGGCGTGATCTTCTTGACGTCCCAGCACTTTAGATTGTCACCGACACGGCTGGCCCGGGACACCATGCTGTCGATCATTTTCACAATTCTGGTCTTCGCCCTGTTCCACCGGATCAGTGGTATTACCCTGTCCGGCATCTGCCCCGAAGAGCATTCTCCAGCAGATGCGCTTTACTTTTCAGCGGTCACATTTTCGACGCTAGGTTATGGCGATTTCCGCCCCTGCCCTTCGGCAACGACACGCCTTGTGGCGGCATTTCAGGCGATTTTCGGCAATTTGCACTTGGGTCTTGTCGTGGGGGCGGCGTTCTTTTTCGCGCAGGAACAGGGCAGTACCCCAGCGACTGAGCGACTACCCGACGAGGAGGTTAACGATGCTACCAACGATCGCGAGGGTTAA
- a CDS encoding cobyric acid synthase: MSRAVMIQGTGSNVGKSMLVAGLCRIARQRGLSVAPFKPQNMSNNAAVTADGGEIGRAQALQALACGLAPHTDMNPVLLKPESETGSQVVVQGKRLTTVRAREYAKLKPQLLKAVLESFNRLKSRHDLVIVEGAGSPAEVNLRAGDIANMGFAQATQTPVVLCGDIDRGGVIAQIVGTQAVISSEDAALVRGFMVNKFRGDPRLFDDGYRLIEQHTGWRGFGVIPWFSDAANLPAEDALDITTRTQAEGLHIVCLRLSRIANFDDMDPLAFEPDVRLTMLSAGEAIPGDADVVIVPGSKSTRGDLAYLRAQGWDVDLAAHLRRGGHVLGICGGYQMLGTSIADPDGIEGPAGTDPGLGLLDVETVMTGDKRLTQVAAVHAPSGTQFNGYEIHIGRTQGTDSARPFARVNGQSEGAISPNGRVSGSYLHGMFRDDAFRGAWLAQFGTAATVSYDATVETTLDALAAHLEGVMDIDALLNVSL, from the coding sequence ATGAGCCGAGCGGTGATGATCCAGGGCACGGGGTCCAACGTGGGCAAGTCGATGCTGGTGGCGGGCCTGTGCCGCATCGCGCGGCAAAGGGGCCTTTCGGTCGCACCGTTCAAGCCGCAGAACATGTCCAACAACGCAGCCGTTACGGCGGATGGTGGAGAAATCGGGCGCGCGCAGGCGTTGCAGGCTTTGGCCTGCGGGCTGGCGCCCCATACGGATATGAATCCGGTGTTGCTCAAGCCCGAATCCGAGACGGGCAGCCAGGTTGTCGTGCAGGGTAAGCGCCTAACAACCGTGCGGGCGCGGGAATATGCCAAGCTGAAGCCGCAGTTGCTGAAAGCCGTGTTGGAAAGCTTCAACCGGCTGAAATCGCGCCATGATCTGGTGATCGTGGAGGGTGCGGGATCTCCGGCAGAGGTGAACTTGCGCGCCGGAGACATCGCCAACATGGGGTTCGCGCAGGCCACGCAAACGCCCGTGGTGCTGTGCGGAGACATCGACCGAGGCGGCGTAATTGCGCAGATCGTGGGCACGCAGGCGGTGATTTCGTCCGAGGATGCCGCCCTTGTGCGTGGCTTCATGGTCAACAAGTTTCGCGGCGATCCACGCCTGTTTGACGACGGCTACAGGCTGATAGAACAACATACCGGATGGCGCGGTTTCGGGGTGATCCCGTGGTTTTCGGATGCGGCCAATCTGCCCGCAGAGGACGCGCTGGACATCACTACGCGCACCCAAGCGGAGGGGCTGCATATCGTTTGCCTGCGTCTGTCGCGTATTGCGAACTTCGACGATATGGATCCCCTAGCCTTCGAGCCCGACGTGCGCCTAACGATGCTCTCGGCGGGAGAGGCCATTCCCGGCGACGCCGATGTGGTGATCGTGCCCGGCAGCAAATCCACGCGGGGCGATCTGGCCTATCTGCGGGCGCAGGGGTGGGACGTGGACCTTGCCGCGCATCTGCGTCGAGGCGGGCACGTCTTGGGCATTTGCGGCGGATATCAGATGCTTGGCACATCCATCGCGGACCCCGATGGGATCGAGGGGCCAGCAGGCACTGACCCCGGTCTTGGGTTGTTGGATGTGGAAACCGTGATGACGGGCGACAAACGGCTCACGCAGGTGGCGGCGGTTCACGCGCCATCGGGGACGCAGTTCAACGGCTATGAAATACACATCGGGCGCACCCAAGGCACCGATAGCGCCCGCCCCTTTGCGCGAGTGAACGGCCAATCTGAGGGCGCGATCAGCCCCAACGGGCGGGTCAGCGGCAGCTATCTGCATGGGATGTTCCGCGATGATGCTTTTCGCGGCGCGTGGCTGGCGCAGTTCGGGACCGCCGCCACGGTCAGCTATGACGCCACGGTCGAGACAACTCTGGACGCCTTGGCCGCGCATCTGGAGGGCGTGATGGATATCGACGCC